Genomic DNA from Parvivirga hydrogeniphila:
CGCCAGCGCGACGCTCGCAGTCGCGGGCGGCGACAGCGGAGCGAGCGCCACGCTGCCGGTGCGGACGATGATCGCGGCGGTACCGCCGTCGATGACGCTGCCGTCCGGCGTCACGAGGATCGCCTGGTTGCCTCCGGCAGCCACCGCCGCGCGCTGTGCATCGTCCCACGGCGTGCGGTCCGCCGGCTTCGCCGCGCCGCGCGGCAGCGTGGGAGCCTCGGCAACCACAACCGGGACGCCCACGATGCCGGTCGGCGCATCGAGCGAGCTCAGCCGGCGCTGCACCACCACCGACACGCCGGCGTTCGGATCCACGAGAGCGGTCAGCCGCGTCCGGCTGGAGATGCCGTCCGGGAGCTTGGCAAGCGCGCTTTTTGCGGCGCTCTCGACCGCGGCAAGCACCGGGTCGCTGCATCCGCCTGCTGCGAGCCGCCGACGGTGGTACGGCCAGAGCGGCACCGACCGGTCAAGCGCGACGCGACAGGTCTCGCGCAGCGCGACGGTAGGCCAGTGGCCGGTCACGGCATCTCGGGGAACGTCGATGCGCACGTTCATCGGCACCACCGCCGTGCGCACGAAGGAGGGACGGCCGCAGCGCCCCCTCTCACCGCGACACGTCCCCGATGGACGAAGCGTGACACGGACATCTAAACGGAATCTAAACCTATGTGAGACCTGCCGCCGGAACCCTCGTCAGGCTCAGGCAGCACGCGCACCCTGCGGCCCTCGATGAGCAGCCGTCCCTGCTCGAACAACCGCACCGCCTCGACGATCAGCCGGTGCTCGACCTCGTGGATCTTCGCCTCGAGCGTCTCTAGCGTGTCGCCTTCCTCCACACGGACAGGCTCCTGGCAGATGATCGGCCCGTGGTCGAGGTGCTCGTCTGCGAAGTGCACGGTGACGCCGGTGACCTTCACACCGTACTCGAAGGCGTCTTTGATGCCCGAGGCGCCCGCGAAGGCAGGCAGAAGCGACGGGTGCAGGTTCATCACGCGGTTAGGGAACGCCGCGAGCACCTCTTTGCCGAGCAAGCGCATGTACCCCGCCATCACCACGAGATCGACGCCGTGCTCCTTCAGAACGTCCGCGATCGCAGCGTTGTACGCAAAGCTGCTGTCGTACCGCGCGCGGTCCACGACCACGGCGGGCACGCCGGCGCGGCGGGCACGCTCAAGGCCGAAGGCGTCGTGCTTGTTGGAGACCACCACGGCGATCTTCGCGTCCAGGTAGCCCGACGCGCTCGCATCGATCAGCGCCTGCAGGTTCGTGCCGCTTCCCGAGATCAGAACCCCGACGCGCAGGCGCCGCGGAGGCGGCTCCTCCTCGAGCAGCGAGAAGACCTCTTCGTCCAGCACCGGCTCCTCTGCGAGATCAGACATAGCTCACACCGCCCTCGCCTTCCACGATGGTGCCTATCTCGAACACGCGCTCGCCAGACGCGGTCAGACGCGCCGCCACCTCGGCAGCGCGGCGCTCGTCGCACACCAGCGCGAACCCCACGCCCATGTTGAAGGTCCGGAGCATCTCGTCGTCCGGCAGGGCCGCCGCCCGCTGCACGAGCGAGAAGATTCCCGGGACGCGCCACGATCCCAGCACGACCCGCGCTTCGAATCCTCCGGGAAGCACACGCGCGAGGTTCTCCGTGATGCCGCCGCCCGTGATGTGCGCCATGCCCTTGATGCCGCCGACCGCACGCAGCGCGTCCAACACCGGCCGGACGTAGATGCGGGTCGGCTGAAGGAGCGCGTCCGCGAGCGTGCCGCCGCCGAGCGCCGCGTTCGGAAGCTCGAGCGCGCCCTCTGCGCCTTCGACGAGCGCCTTGCGCACGAGCGAGTAGCCGTTGGAGTGCAGCCCGCTCGACGCGATGCCGAGCACGACGTCGCCCGGCGCGATGCTCTCCCCGGTGACCGCGGCGCCCCGATCGACGACACCCACGCAGAAGCCAGAAAGATCGTAGTCGTCAGGCGCCATCGTGCCAGGATGCTCGGCCATCTCCCCGCCGATCAGCGCGCAACCGGCCTGGCGGCATCCCTCTGCGATGCCGCTGACGATCGCTTCCACCTTCTGCGCGGAAAGCGAGCCGATCGCGATGTAGTCCAAGAAGAACAGCGGCTCCGCACCCACCGCGAGCACGTCGTTAACGCACATCGCCACCAGGTCGATGCCGACCGTGTCGTGACGGTCGAGCAGCTGCGCCACCTTGAGCTTGGTGCCGACACCGTCGGTGCTGCTCACGAGCACCGGGTCGTCCATGTCCTTGAAGGCGGCCGCCGAGAACATGCCACCGAAGCCGCCGATGTCGCCGATGACCTCGGGCCGATAGGTCGAGCGCACGTGCGCGCGGATGCGCTCGACGGCACGCGCGCCTTCGTCGATGTCGACACCGGCGTCGCGATAGGTGATGGGGCGCTGCTCGTCGGCCACGGTGCTCCTCCTCCGCCTGGAACCATCATTCTACCCGACGCGCAGGCGAGAGCGAGCACCGCCGTCCACTCGGCCGGGTTCCTCACCCTGCCGCACGCATCACCACCGCGAGCGCGAGCGCCGTCCCCAGCCCGACGCTTGCCGCCGCGAGCCTGCCGGTGCCGAAGAACACCCGCCGCCCGACGAAGACACCGACCGCGGCCGGCATGGCGTACCCGATCACGAGGCCCCCTGAAGCCCACACGCCGATTGCGAGCATGGGCTCCGCCACAGGATGTGCGCGTGCAGACGCCGCGGCGAGCGCTCCGGCGACCGCGGCACCGTCCCCCAGCGCCCAGCCCCCGAGCACGGTGACGGCCGCCAGCGCACCGTGCCAGCGCCGAGCGCCGCGAAAGCCCGCCAGAAGACCGGCGCCGACGGCCGCAAGCGCGGACGCGAGCGGGTTGTACGCGAGCGCGAGGCGCCCGCCTTCCGCCACCGCGCCCGCGAGCACGCCCGCGTCTGTCATCTCACCGGCGCCTCGATGCGGAACTTCCCGCGACGGACCGACTCGGGGATCTCGATCGGGTACTCGCCGGTGAAGCACGCGAGGCAGTACTCGCCTGCGGGGCGCCCTGTCGCCGCCACCATGTCCTCGACAGACAGGTACGCGAGCGAGTCCGCGCCGATGTGTGCTCGGATCTCCTCGACGGTGTGGTCGGACGCGATGAGCTGCTCTTGCGTGTCGGTGTCGATGCCGTAGAAGCACGGCCACTTCACCGGCGGAGAGGTGATGCGCATGTGCACCTCGCTCGCGCCAGCATCTTTGAGCAACGCGACGAGCTGCCTGGTGGTGTTGCCGCGCACGATGGAATCGTCGACGACGACGAGCCGCTTGCCTTCGATCACGTGCTTGAGCGGGTTCAGCTTGAGCCGGATGCCCTGCTGGCGGAGCGATTGCGTCGGCGAGATGAACGTGCGGCCAACGTACCGGTTCTTGACGAGCCCTTCTGCGTATGGGATGCCGCTCGCCTTCGCGAAGCCGACGGCGGCAGGACCCCCTGTGTCCGGCACGCCGATCACCAGGTCAGCGTCGGCCGGAGCCGTGCGCGCCATCGCCTCGCCCATCCGCATCCTCGCCTCGTAGAGCGAGCAGTCGAGAAGCACGCTGTCGGGACGCGCGAAGTACACGAACTCGAACATGCACAGCGCATGGCGCGACTCGGGAACCGCCTGCTCGCTCTGAAGCCCCCGCGCCCCGACCTTGATCATCTCCCCGGGGCGTACGTCGCGCACCCACGCCGCGCCCACGATGTCGAGCGCGCACGTCTCGGAGGCGACCACCCATCCGCCGCCTGCGAGGCTCCCCAAGGCGAGCGGACGCACGCCGTGCGGATCGCGGAACGCGTACAGCGCCTCTTCGGTCATCAGCACCACCGAGTAGGCGCCAGAGATGAGCTGCATCGTCTCGCGGATTCCGCCCCTGATGGAGTTGTGCCGCTGGGTGAAGTGGTCGACGAGCGACGCGATCACTTCCGAGTCGGTCGTCGAGCGGAAACGGAAGCCGGCGCCTTTGAGCTGCTGGCGGAGCTCGAGGGTGTTCACCAGATTGCCGTTGTGCGCCAGCGCGATCGTGTTCGGCCCGATCGACGAGAGCATCGGCTGCGCGTTCTCCCACTTGGAGCTCGCGCCGGTCGTCGAGTACCGCGTGTGGCCGATGGCGACGTGGCCTTGCAGCGTCGCCAGGTCGCTTTCCTTGAAGACCTGCGGGACGAGGCCGAGGTTCTTCACCACCGTGAGCGTGTGCCCGTCGCCTACCGCGATGCCAGCAGACTCCTGCCCGCGGTGCTGCAGCGCGTGCAGCCCGAAGTACGTCAGCCGCGCCACGTCCTCGCCAGGAGCGTAGACGCCGAAGACGCCGCACGCTTCCTCGGGACGGTCGGGCCGTTCCGCGACGGTGGTGGGTGGGAGCAGGTGGCCGGTCATGCTCGCGTGGACCTCGTTGCCGGAGCCGGACGCGCGTAGCATACCACGCTCACGGACGGCTCACTCCGTCAGCCCAGCGACCGCCTCGGCGGTGCCGACGAACCGCTCCAGCGTGCGCTCGTGCGCCTCGCGCAGACGCTCGAGCGGGAAGCGCGTCTCCTCGTCGAAGACGAGCGCGTCGCCACCGACCGTGCCGAGCACCGAGAACGGAACCTCGTGCCGGTCGCAGATCTCGATGAGCCCGTCTGTCTGCTCGGGAGCGCAGGTGACGACGATGCGGCTCTGCGTCTCCGAGAACAGCGCGACGGCGGGCGGCAGGTCGTCAGGGAGGTAGACGTTCGCACCGATGCTCCCGGCAAGGCAGCACTCGGCGAGCGCGATCCCCAGGCCGCCTTCCGAGCAGTCGTGCGCGGCGTTCACGATGCCTCCGCGAATCGCCTCGATGACCGTCGCCTGCACGTCGCGCTCCAATGCGAGGTCGAGCGCGGGCGGGCGGCCGGCCACCACGTCGTGCACGACTTTCAGATACTCGCTCCCGCCGAGATCGTCGTCGGTCTCGCCGATGAGCACCACGACGTCGCCTTCGCGCTTGAACGCCATCGTGCACCGCTTCTCCACGTCGTCGAGCAGCCCCACCATGCCCACCGTCGGCGTCGGGTAGATGGCGTTACCGAAGCTCTCGTTGTAGAAGCTCACATTCCCCGATACGACCGGCACGCCGAAGAACCGGCAGGCGTCCGCAAGACCGCGCACCGCTTCACGGAACGTCCAGAAGACCTCAGGCTTCTCGGGGTTGCCGAAGTTCAGGCAATCCGTGATCGCCACCGGGACGGCACCCGCGCACGCAACGTTGCGCGCCGCCTCAGCGAACGCGATCTGCGCTCCGAGGTACGGATCGAGGTAGCAGTAGCGCCCGTTGCAGTCCGAAGACAGCGCGATCGCCCGCCGCGTCATCTCGCCGCGGCCCGTGTCGCCGATGCGCACGACCGCCGCGTCCGATCCGGGCAGCACAGCTGTGTTCAGCATGACCTGGTGGTCGTACTGCTCCCAGATCCAGCGCTTCGAGCATACGTTCGGGCTTGCCAGCACGGCCAGGAACGCGTCTTCGAGCAGGTAGCCGCAGTCCGGGTGCGGCACTGTGTGCCAGTCGAATGACTGCACCCTGTCGAGGTACGCAGGCCGCTCGGCGGGCGGGTCGTACACGGGTGCGTCGCCAGCCAGCGAGTCCGCAGGCACGTCGGCCACCACGGCGCCGCCCTCGCGCACGACGAACCGCCCGGTGTCGGTGACCTGGCCGATCACGGTCGAGCGCAGCCCCCACCTGTCGCAGACGGCCTGCGCAGCCGCGAGGTTCTGAGGCGTGACGACGGCGAGCATCCGCTCCTGCGACTCGGACACCATGATCTCGAACGGCTTCATCGCCTCTTCTCGCTGCGGCACCTTCGTCACGTCGATCTCAAGCCCCACCCCACCGCGCGAGGCCATCTCGCTTGCGCTCGAGGTGAGCCCGGCCGCGCCCAGGTCGCCGAGCGCGACGAGGAGCTTGCGATCGAGAAGCTCCAGGCACGCTTCGATGAGCAGCTTCTCCTCGAACGGGTCGCCCACCTGGACGCTCGGTCGCTTCTCCTCGGCGCGCTCGTCGAACTCCTGGCTCGCAAGCACGCTCGCGCCGCCGATGCCGTCGCGACCCGTGGTCGAGCCGATGAGCAGGAGCAGGTTGCCTGGCCCTGCCGCCACCGCGCGGGTGAGGCGCTCCTCGCGCATGAGGCCGACGGCCATCGCGTTGATGAGGCAGTTGCCCTCGTAGGCCTCCTCGAAGTAGACCTCCCCGCCGACGGTGGGCACGCCGATGCAGTTGCCGTACCCGCCGATCCCGGCCACGGCGCCCTCGAACAGGTAGCGCTGCCTCGGCTTCTCGAGCGGCCCGAACCGCAGCGAGTCCAGCGAGGCGATCGGACGCGCCCCCATCGTGAAGATGTCGCGGATGATGCCGCCGACGCCCGTCGCGGCGCCCTGGTACGGTTCGATGGCGCTCGGATGGTTGTGCGACTCCATCTTGAACGCGACCGCCCAGCCGTCGCCTACCGAGATGACACCGGCGTTCTCGCCGGGACCCTGCAAGACGTGCTCGCCTTCTGTCGGGAACAGCTTGAGCACGCGCCGGGAGTGCTTGTACGAGCAGTGCTCGCTCCACATGAGCGAGTACATGTACAGCTCGGTCACCGTCGGCGTGCGCCCGAGGATCTCGACGATGCGGTCGTACTCTGCGGGCTTCAGACCGAGCTCCACAGCGAGCTTCGGGGCCAGCTCGGGCGTCAGGTCCTCGCGGATCACAGGTCCTCCTCGGGAAGGTCGCGCGCCTCAGCGCCGGACCCGGCCGGCGCCACGGGGGTCCCGACGGCACCAGGCTCAGAGGGCGACCCGTCGTCGCGCTTGGGAGGCGGGAACACCACGCGCAGCAGGTACGCGACCACGACGACGATCGCCGTCACGTACGACACGCCGAACACCGTCAGCACGACGTCTCGGTCCTTGAAGATGAACAGCGCCGCGAACGAAAGAACGTACTCGGCCGCGAGCACCACCCACGCCCAGCGGACCCATGGCCACCGCCACCGCTCGACGCGGCGCCCAAGCGCATGCACGATCACGAAGAGCGACCCCACCACCAGCGCGAACGCTAGCCCTTGCAGGAAGGCCGCGAGCGGTCCTGTCATGGTTACCGACATGTCAGCCTCCGATCGCTGCCATGCGCCGTACGATCGACTCGAAGACCACGCGACCGTCAGTGCCGCCCGTGACCGGATCCACTGCGCGCTCCGGATGCGGCATGAGGCCGAACACGTTCCCGCGCTCGTTGCAGATGCCGGCGATGTCGTCGAGCGCTCCGTTCGGGGCGCTCCCGCCCGGCGCGCGTGTGCCATCCGGCTCGCAGTACCGCATCACCACCTGGCCGTTGCCGTTGAGTCGCTCGAGCGTCTCGGGATCGCAGACGTAGTTGCCCTCGTTGTGGTTGATAGGGATGCGAAGCACGCGTCCCGGCTCAGCGTCCATCCATGCGCAGACGCTCGGCTCGACCCGCAGAGCGACCTCCTTGCAGATGAACTTCAGCCCCCGGTTGCGCAGAAGAGCGCCCGGCAACAGGTGCGCCTCGGTGAGGATCTGGAACCCGTTGCAGATCCCGAGGACCGGGCCGCCGCGCTCCGCGAACCGCACGACCTCGCTCATCACCGGCGAGAACCGCGCCACCGCGCCGCAGCGGATGTAGTCGCCGTACGAGAACCCGCCCGGCAGCACGACGGCGTCCAGGCCGGTGAGGTCCTGCTCGCCGTGCCACACGTAGCGGGACTCGAGCCCGAGGACGTCGAGCGCGTGCTTGACGTCTTGCTCGCAGTTGGAGCCGGGGAAGACGACGATGCCGAACCGCACCGCTTACGCCTCCTCGACGCGCACGATGCGGAAGTCCTCGATCACCGGGTTCGCCAGCAGCTTCTCGCACATCTCGCGCACCCGGTCCTCGCTGGTGCCGTCGGCCACCTCGAGCTGCACGTACTTGCCGATCCGCACCGAGCGGACCTCGTCGTAGCCCAGGTGCTGCAACGCACGCTCGGCAGTCGCCCCCGGCGGGTCGAAGATGCCCTTCTTGTACGTCACATACACGTCGAACCTGGCCACTGCCGCTTCCCTTCAGTCGAGGTCCACACGCGCCGCGTCAGCAAGCTCGCGCTTGCGTGCGCGCACGGCCGCGTCGATCCGCTTCCTGCCGTACCACGTGATGATGAGCCCGGCGATCCATGCGAAGATGGCCGAGTACGCGCCCCACGGGATGTCGCGGTGCACGCCGACCGCCCAGCGCGATGGCCCGGCAACGTCGTTGAACGACAGGAAGAACCCGAGGATGCCGAGCGCCGAGAGCCCCATCCCCGCCCAGGTGAGGTACACGTGCGCGCGGACGTGCCGCGGCAGGTCGTTCAGGCTCACTTCTTGTCCTTCTTCTGGCTCTTCTGCTGCTTGATGAGGTCGTTGCGCAAGCGGCGGATGACCACGAGCTCGATGTACATCGCGGGAAAGAACGCCGCAGTAAGCACGGCCATCCCCACGCGCTGCGCAGTGACGTCGTGACGGAGCGACGGGAGGTAGCTCACGGCGGCGGTCGCCACCATCACGGCGAACAGCGCCCACCACACCCGGCGCCACCGCTGGATCTCAGGCGATGTCGGGAGAGCCGGTATCGCGCTCTTCTTCTCGGCCGCCTGCTTCGGCGCGGCCGAGACAGTGCTCGTGGCAGAGCCCGCCTCTCGCTTAGGCTTGAGCGACGACGCGCTGCGCTTGGTCGAACCGACCTTCGCATGCTTCTGGTAGCGCGGGTTGAGCGGGCTTCGTCTGGCCATCTCTCACTCGTTCTCGGGGACGAACGGCTCGCCCGTGATCGCTTCGTACGCCTCGACGTACTTCTCGGCAGTCATCACGATGACGTCTTCTGGCAGCGACGGCGCGGGCGGCTTCTTGTCCCAGCCGCTCGCCTCCAGCCAGTCACGCACGAACTGCTTGTCGAAGCTCGGCTGGCCGTGGCCGGGCTCGTAGGAGTCCGCTGGCCAGAAGCGCGACGAGTCCGGCGTGAGGACCTCGTCGATCAGGGCGACCTCGCCATCGATGAGCCCGAACTCGAACTTCGTGTCCGCGATGATGATGCCGCACGAGCGCGCGTGCTCAGCTGCCCGCGAGTACAGTTCGAGCGAGACGTCGCGCAGGCGCGTGGCGTGCTCCTCGCCGATGATCTCGCACATCCGCTCGAACGAGATGTTCTCGTCGTGCTCGCCGATGGCGGCCTTCGTCGACGGCGTGAAGATCGGCTCCGGCAGCCGGTCGGACTCCACGAGGCCGGCCGGGAGCTTCTGCCCGCACACCGTGCCGTGCTCGCGATACTCGTTCCAGCCAGAACCGGCCAGGTAGCCCCGGACGATGCACTCCACGGGGAACACCTGCGCCTTGCGAACCAGCATCATGCGGCCTTTGAGCGCCTCAGCGTACTCCGCGTACTGCTCGGGCAGGTCGCGCACGTCCGCGGAGATGAGGTGGCTGGCAACGACGTCTTTCAGGTGGTCGAACCAGAAGAGCGAGATCTTCGTGAGCACCTCGCCCTTGTACGGGATCGGGTCAGGCAGCACGACGTCGAACGCACTGATGCGGTCGGTGGCGACGATGAGCAGCTCATCGCCCAGATCGAAGATGTCTCGTACCTTGCCCTGCGCATCGGGAGTCAGACCCGGCAGCTGCATGGTGCCCCTTTCGATGCCCTCCAGATCGCGCGTCGTGCGCACATCGCATTGTAGGGCAAGGAGGCGCCGCCGTCAGGAGCGGACAGCGAGACGAACGACTGCTTGGTTCGGTGCCTCAGCCGATCACGCCTAAGAAGGCGAGCCCCGCGAGAGCGTGGAACACCGCGGCGGCGGCGAGCACGAACGCGACGGCCTTGTGGACTTGGAGGTGCAACCGGCCTTTCAGCCGGATGACGCGCAGGCCCTGGAAGGAGGCCCGCCCAAACCTGGCGTCACAGAGCACAGGCACCGCTCCACGCGCAGAGGTTGTCGCGCAGCACGTCAGGCAGAGCGGCCACGAGGTCGCGGGCCCGCATCGCCGGCGTAGCGCCCATGACCCGACCCGCCTCGCGGTTCGCGCGCGCCGCGCACACGGCGGCGTCCAGCGTCGGGAACCCCGCCGCCAAGAATGCGGAGGCCAGCCCTGCAAGCGTGT
This window encodes:
- a CDS encoding aminotransferase class IV, producing MNVRIDVPRDAVTGHWPTVALRETCRVALDRSVPLWPYHRRRLAAGGCSDPVLAAVESAAKSALAKLPDGISSRTRLTALVDPNAGVSVVVQRRLSSLDAPTGIVGVPVVVAEAPTLPRGAAKPADRTPWDDAQRAAVAAGGNQAILVTPDGSVIDGGTAAIIVRTGSVALAPLSPPATASVALAWALDHAARLGVSIRQAPLSLAQLEEADEVVYLNAFGGARADRRGERSLACAIQAELDRFWLPRRG
- the purL gene encoding phosphoribosylformylglycinamidine synthase subunit PurL — encoded protein: MIREDLTPELAPKLAVELGLKPAEYDRIVEILGRTPTVTELYMYSLMWSEHCSYKHSRRVLKLFPTEGEHVLQGPGENAGVISVGDGWAVAFKMESHNHPSAIEPYQGAATGVGGIIRDIFTMGARPIASLDSLRFGPLEKPRQRYLFEGAVAGIGGYGNCIGVPTVGGEVYFEEAYEGNCLINAMAVGLMREERLTRAVAAGPGNLLLLIGSTTGRDGIGGASVLASQEFDERAEEKRPSVQVGDPFEEKLLIEACLELLDRKLLVALGDLGAAGLTSSASEMASRGGVGLEIDVTKVPQREEAMKPFEIMVSESQERMLAVVTPQNLAAAQAVCDRWGLRSTVIGQVTDTGRFVVREGGAVVADVPADSLAGDAPVYDPPAERPAYLDRVQSFDWHTVPHPDCGYLLEDAFLAVLASPNVCSKRWIWEQYDHQVMLNTAVLPGSDAAVVRIGDTGRGEMTRRAIALSSDCNGRYCYLDPYLGAQIAFAEAARNVACAGAVPVAITDCLNFGNPEKPEVFWTFREAVRGLADACRFFGVPVVSGNVSFYNESFGNAIYPTPTVGMVGLLDDVEKRCTMAFKREGDVVVLIGETDDDLGGSEYLKVVHDVVAGRPPALDLALERDVQATVIEAIRGGIVNAAHDCSEGGLGIALAECCLAGSIGANVYLPDDLPPAVALFSETQSRIVVTCAPEQTDGLIEICDRHEVPFSVLGTVGGDALVFDEETRFPLERLREAHERTLERFVGTAEAVAGLTE
- the purN gene encoding phosphoribosylglycinamide formyltransferase, with the translated sequence MSDLAEEPVLDEEVFSLLEEEPPPRRLRVGVLISGSGTNLQALIDASASGYLDAKIAVVVSNKHDAFGLERARRAGVPAVVVDRARYDSSFAYNAAIADVLKEHGVDLVVMAGYMRLLGKEVLAAFPNRVMNLHPSLLPAFAGASGIKDAFEYGVKVTGVTVHFADEHLDHGPIICQEPVRVEEGDTLETLEAKIHEVEHRLIVEAVRLFEQGRLLIEGRRVRVLPEPDEGSGGRSHIGLDSV
- a CDS encoding phosphoribosylaminoimidazolesuccinocarboxamide synthase, with the protein product MQLPGLTPDAQGKVRDIFDLGDELLIVATDRISAFDVVLPDPIPYKGEVLTKISLFWFDHLKDVVASHLISADVRDLPEQYAEYAEALKGRMMLVRKAQVFPVECIVRGYLAGSGWNEYREHGTVCGQKLPAGLVESDRLPEPIFTPSTKAAIGEHDENISFERMCEIIGEEHATRLRDVSLELYSRAAEHARSCGIIIADTKFEFGLIDGEVALIDEVLTPDSSRFWPADSYEPGHGQPSFDKQFVRDWLEASGWDKKPPAPSLPEDVIVMTAEKYVEAYEAITGEPFVPENE
- the purQ gene encoding phosphoribosylformylglycinamidine synthase subunit PurQ, translating into MRFGIVVFPGSNCEQDVKHALDVLGLESRYVWHGEQDLTGLDAVVLPGGFSYGDYIRCGAVARFSPVMSEVVRFAERGGPVLGICNGFQILTEAHLLPGALLRNRGLKFICKEVALRVEPSVCAWMDAEPGRVLRIPINHNEGNYVCDPETLERLNGNGQVVMRYCEPDGTRAPGGSAPNGALDDIAGICNERGNVFGLMPHPERAVDPVTGGTDGRVVFESIVRRMAAIGG
- the purS gene encoding phosphoribosylformylglycinamidine synthase subunit PurS, which codes for MARFDVYVTYKKGIFDPPGATAERALQHLGYDEVRSVRIGKYVQLEVADGTSEDRVREMCEKLLANPVIEDFRIVRVEEA
- the purF gene encoding amidophosphoribosyltransferase, encoding MTGHLLPPTTVAERPDRPEEACGVFGVYAPGEDVARLTYFGLHALQHRGQESAGIAVGDGHTLTVVKNLGLVPQVFKESDLATLQGHVAIGHTRYSTTGASSKWENAQPMLSSIGPNTIALAHNGNLVNTLELRQQLKGAGFRFRSTTDSEVIASLVDHFTQRHNSIRGGIRETMQLISGAYSVVLMTEEALYAFRDPHGVRPLALGSLAGGGWVVASETCALDIVGAAWVRDVRPGEMIKVGARGLQSEQAVPESRHALCMFEFVYFARPDSVLLDCSLYEARMRMGEAMARTAPADADLVIGVPDTGGPAAVGFAKASGIPYAEGLVKNRYVGRTFISPTQSLRQQGIRLKLNPLKHVIEGKRLVVVDDSIVRGNTTRQLVALLKDAGASEVHMRITSPPVKWPCFYGIDTDTQEQLIASDHTVEEIRAHIGADSLAYLSVEDMVAATGRPAGEYCLACFTGEYPIEIPESVRRGKFRIEAPVR
- the purM gene encoding phosphoribosylformylglycinamidine cyclo-ligase, coding for MADEQRPITYRDAGVDIDEGARAVERIRAHVRSTYRPEVIGDIGGFGGMFSAAAFKDMDDPVLVSSTDGVGTKLKVAQLLDRHDTVGIDLVAMCVNDVLAVGAEPLFFLDYIAIGSLSAQKVEAIVSGIAEGCRQAGCALIGGEMAEHPGTMAPDDYDLSGFCVGVVDRGAAVTGESIAPGDVVLGIASSGLHSNGYSLVRKALVEGAEGALELPNAALGGGTLADALLQPTRIYVRPVLDALRAVGGIKGMAHITGGGITENLARVLPGGFEARVVLGSWRVPGIFSLVQRAAALPDDEMLRTFNMGVGFALVCDERRAAEVAARLTASGERVFEIGTIVEGEGGVSYV